The Pecten maximus chromosome 11, xPecMax1.1, whole genome shotgun sequence genome has a segment encoding these proteins:
- the LOC117338621 gene encoding uncharacterized protein PB18E9.04c-like, translated as MVKFTKVIFSQLQTTTRLQNNIPTTNNVPTTNTVPTTNNIPTTNNIPTTNTVPTTNNISTTNTVPTTNTVPTTNNIPTTNNIPTTNTVPTTNNISTTNTVPTTNTVPTTNTVLTTNTVPTTNTVPTTNNIPTTNTVPTTNTVPTTNNVPTTNNVPTTNNVPTTNTVPTTNTVPTTNIVPTTNNVPTTNTVPTTNTVPTTNTVPTTNTVPTTNNVPTTNTVPTTNNIPTTNNVPTTNNVPTTNTVPTTNNVPTTNNVPTTNNIPTTNNVPTTNNVPTTNTVPTTNTVPTTNNVPTTNNNPTTNTVPTTNTVPTTNNVPTTNNIPTTNTVPTTNTVPTTNNVPTTNTVPTTNTVPTTNNVPTTNNIPTTNTDPTTNTVPTTNNVPTTNNVPTTNTVPTTNNVPTTNNIPTTNTVLIQTPSRLQTTSRLQTTSRLQTPSRLQTPSRLQTPSRLQTPSRLQTTSRLQTTSRLQTPSRLQTTS; from the coding sequence aaaagtgatattttcccAACTACAAACAACAACCCGACTACAAAACAACATTCCGACTACAAACAACGTCCCAACTACAAACACCGTCCCGACTACAAACAACATTCCGACTACAAACAATATTCCGACTACAAACACCGTCCCGACTACAAACAACATTTCGACTACAAACACCGTCCCAACTACAAACACCGTCCCGACTACAAACAACATTCCGACTACAAACAATATTCCGACTACAAACACCGTCCCGACTACAAACAACATTTCGACTACAAACACCGTCCCGACTACAAACACCGTCCCGACTACAAACACCGTCCTGACTACAAACACCGTCCCTACTACAAACACCGTCCCGACTACAAACAACATTCCGACTACAAACACCGTCCCGACTACAAACACCGTCCCGACTACAAACAACGTCCCGACTACAAACAACGTCCCGACTACAAACAACGTCCCGACTACAAACACCGTCCCGACTACAAACACCGTCCCGACTACAAACATCGTCCCGACTACAAACAACGTCCCAACTACAAACACCGTCCCGACTACAAACACCGTCCCGACTACAAACACCGTCCCGACTACAAACACCGTCCCGACTACAAACAACGTCCCGACTACAAACACCGTCCCGACTACAAACAATATTCCGACTACAAACAACGTCCCGACTACAAACAACGTCCCGACTACAAACACCGTCCCGACTACAAACAACGTCCCGACTACAAACAACGTCCCGACTACAAACAATATTCCGACTACAAACAACGTCCCGACTACAAACAACGTCCCGACTACAAACACCGTCCCGACTACAAACACCGTCCCGACTACAAACAACGTCCCGACTACAAACAATAACCCGACTACAAACACCGTCCCGACTACAAACACCGTCCCGACTACAAACAACGTCCCGACTACAAACAACATTCCGACTACAAACACCGTCCCGACTACAAACACCGTCCCGACTACAAACAACGTCCCGACTACAAACACCGTCCCGACTACAAACACCGTCCCGACTACAAACAACGTCCCGACTACAAACAATATTCCGACTACAAACACCGACCCGACTACAAACACCGTCCCGACTACAAACAACGTCCCGACTACAAACAACGTCCCGACTACAAACACCGTCCCGACTACAAACAACGTCCCGACTACAAACAACATTCCGACTACAAACACCGTCCTGATTCAAACACCGTCCCGACTACAAACAACGTCCCGACTACAAACAACGTCCCGACTACAAACACCGTCCCGACTACAAACACCGTCCCGACTACAAACACCGTCCCGACTACAAACACCGTCCCGACTACAAACAACGTCCCGACTACAAACAACGTCCCGACTACAAACACCGTCCCGACTACAAACAACGTCCTGA